A section of the Metabacillus endolithicus genome encodes:
- the dxs gene encoding 1-deoxy-D-xylulose-5-phosphate synthase, with protein MDLLSIKDPSFLKTLSNNELEKLSAEIRQFLIEKLSETGGHIGPNLGVVELTIALHKVFDSPQDKFIWDVGHQSYVHKILTGRAGDFDTLRQYKGLSGFPKRDESEHDVWETGHSSTSLSAAMGMVIARDIKKSKEHIIPIIGDGALTGGMALEALNHIGHEQKDMIVVLNDNEMSIAPNVGALHNVLGRLRTAGKYHWVKDELEYLLKKIPAVGGKLAATAERVKDSLKYMLVSGVFFEELGFTYLGPVDGHNYDDLFENLQYAKKTSGPVLLHVITKKGKGYQPAESDKVGTWHGTGPYKIETGDFVKPKVIGPAWSKLVSDTVQKLAREDERIVAITPAMPVGSKLEAFAQEFPDRMFDVGIAEQHAATVAAGLATQDMKPFLAIYSTFLQRAYDQVVHDICRQNLNVFIGIDRAGLVGADGETHQGVFDIAFLRHVPNIVVMMAKDENEGQHLVNTALKYNDGPIALRYARGNGLGVAMDEELKVISIGTWEVLKQGTDAVILTFGTTIEMAMEAAAILEKQGKSIRVVNARFIKPLDEKMLHEIFAEEMPILTIEEAILQGGFGSSVLEFAQEHQYTQTVISRIGIPDRFIEHGSVSKLLEEIEMTTEHVVHKLEAMIPKHEQKVLRS; from the coding sequence TTGGATCTTCTATCCATTAAAGACCCTAGCTTTTTAAAAACATTATCTAACAATGAACTCGAAAAACTTAGTGCAGAAATTCGTCAATTTCTTATAGAAAAATTATCTGAAACAGGTGGGCATATTGGACCTAATTTGGGTGTTGTTGAATTAACAATTGCCCTTCATAAAGTGTTTGATAGTCCTCAGGATAAATTTATTTGGGATGTTGGTCATCAATCTTATGTTCATAAAATCTTAACTGGTCGTGCTGGTGATTTTGATACGTTACGCCAATATAAAGGACTTTCTGGATTTCCAAAACGCGATGAAAGTGAGCATGATGTATGGGAAACCGGTCATAGCTCTACATCACTTTCCGCTGCAATGGGGATGGTGATTGCAAGAGACATTAAAAAATCTAAAGAACATATTATTCCAATTATTGGAGATGGTGCCTTAACAGGTGGGATGGCCCTAGAAGCACTAAACCATATTGGACATGAGCAAAAAGATATGATTGTTGTTTTAAATGATAACGAAATGTCGATTGCTCCAAATGTTGGGGCACTTCATAATGTCCTTGGAAGACTCCGTACAGCTGGCAAATACCATTGGGTTAAAGATGAGCTGGAATATCTATTGAAGAAAATTCCTGCAGTAGGTGGGAAGCTTGCGGCTACAGCTGAACGAGTGAAAGACAGCTTAAAGTATATGCTAGTTTCAGGCGTCTTTTTCGAAGAATTAGGCTTTACTTATTTAGGTCCTGTTGATGGACATAACTATGATGATTTGTTTGAAAATCTTCAATATGCTAAAAAGACTTCAGGGCCTGTCTTACTTCATGTCATTACCAAAAAGGGTAAGGGATATCAACCTGCAGAATCTGATAAAGTTGGCACCTGGCACGGAACAGGTCCATATAAGATTGAAACGGGTGACTTTGTAAAACCAAAAGTAATAGGTCCTGCCTGGAGTAAATTAGTAAGTGATACCGTTCAAAAACTTGCACGTGAAGATGAGCGAATTGTAGCTATTACACCAGCAATGCCTGTTGGTTCTAAATTAGAAGCTTTTGCTCAGGAATTTCCTGATCGTATGTTTGATGTTGGAATTGCTGAACAGCATGCCGCTACAGTAGCAGCAGGTCTGGCGACACAAGATATGAAGCCGTTTTTAGCGATATACTCGACTTTCTTACAAAGAGCTTATGACCAGGTCGTTCATGATATTTGTCGTCAAAATTTAAATGTTTTCATCGGAATTGACCGAGCTGGTTTAGTTGGTGCTGATGGTGAAACACATCAAGGTGTATTTGACATTGCTTTTTTACGACATGTTCCAAACATTGTCGTTATGATGGCTAAAGATGAAAATGAGGGACAGCATTTAGTTAATACGGCACTTAAATATAATGATGGTCCGATTGCGCTTCGCTATGCTCGAGGAAATGGTTTAGGTGTAGCAATGGACGAAGAGCTTAAAGTAATTTCGATTGGTACTTGGGAAGTGTTAAAGCAAGGTACGGATGCTGTTATTTTAACATTTGGAACGACAATTGAAATGGCGATGGAAGCAGCTGCTATTTTAGAGAAACAAGGGAAATCAATTCGAGTTGTGAATGCACGCTTCATAAAACCTTTAGATGAAAAGATGTTACATGAAATCTTTGCTGAGGAAATGCCGATTCTGACAATTGAAGAAGCCATTCTTCAAGGTGGTTTTGGAAGCTCTGTGCTTGAATTTGCTCAGGAACATCAATATACGCAAACTGTTATATCAAGAATAGGTATTCCAGATCGATTTATTGAACATGGAAGTGTTTCTAAGTTACTTGAGGAAATCGAGATGACTACTGAACATGTTGTTCATAAGTTAGAAGCTATGATTCCTAAACATGAACAAAAGGTACTTCGCTCATGA
- the recN gene encoding DNA repair protein RecN codes for MLAELSIKNFAIIESLTVSFERGLTVLTGETGAGKSIIIDAIHLLAGARGSSEFVRYGEKRAELEALFLLDDNNHPVYQKCEEFGIDVSDGMIILRRDMSSTGKSICRINGKLVTIAVLREVGQLLVDIHGQHDNQELMNEENHLSLLDQYGGQEVKDALEAYLDVYRHYDSLKKKITQLSENEQEMAHRLDLLQFQLDEIEKAELQPKEDELLQEEKNQISNYEKIYDALQNGYNSLHGEQKGLDWIGLAMSQLENVGQINSTLKDLSETVSNAFYMLEDISYQLRNELESLEFDPGRLNYVEGRLNEINTLKRKYGQSVEEILTYSAKIEEEIDTIQNKDSHLTKLQKELHSITEDLSIEAKNLSMIRQKHAKLLVNEIHQELKELYMEKTSFDVNTKEKRNNVNEIKYTSTGAEEIEFYISTNPGEPLKPLNKTASGGELSRIMLAMKSIFSQHQGITSIIFDEVDTGVSGRVAQAIAEKIYRVSNGSQVLCITHLPQVAAMADTHLYIAKETKSGRTKTSVKPLVEDEKVKEIGRMIAGVEVTELSKEHAKELLLLASSSKR; via the coding sequence TTGTTAGCGGAATTATCTATAAAAAACTTTGCAATTATAGAATCTTTAACAGTTTCATTTGAGAGAGGACTAACTGTATTAACTGGTGAAACCGGGGCTGGAAAGTCAATCATCATTGATGCCATTCATTTATTAGCAGGAGCAAGAGGATCTTCGGAATTTGTTCGGTACGGAGAAAAACGGGCAGAATTAGAGGCATTATTTTTATTAGATGATAATAATCATCCTGTTTATCAAAAATGTGAAGAGTTTGGAATTGATGTTAGTGATGGAATGATTATTCTAAGAAGAGACATGTCTTCAACAGGTAAAAGTATTTGCCGTATAAATGGGAAGTTAGTAACGATTGCTGTTTTAAGAGAAGTAGGTCAGCTTTTGGTTGATATCCATGGGCAGCATGATAATCAAGAGCTTATGAACGAGGAAAATCACCTTTCATTGCTAGATCAATATGGTGGGCAAGAAGTAAAGGATGCATTAGAAGCCTATCTAGATGTATACCGACATTATGATAGCCTAAAGAAGAAAATTACTCAGCTTTCCGAAAATGAACAGGAAATGGCTCACCGGCTTGATTTGCTTCAATTTCAATTAGACGAAATAGAAAAGGCAGAACTACAGCCAAAAGAGGACGAGCTATTACAAGAAGAGAAAAATCAAATATCCAACTATGAAAAGATATATGATGCACTGCAAAACGGCTATAACTCACTTCATGGCGAACAAAAAGGGTTAGATTGGATAGGTCTTGCCATGAGTCAGCTTGAGAATGTGGGCCAAATTAATTCTACATTAAAGGATCTTTCAGAGACGGTTTCAAACGCTTTTTATATGTTGGAAGACATCTCGTATCAGCTACGAAATGAATTGGAGTCTCTAGAATTTGATCCTGGACGACTGAATTACGTTGAGGGTAGATTGAATGAAATTAACACTTTAAAGAGAAAATATGGTCAATCAGTTGAAGAGATTTTGACATATTCAGCTAAGATTGAAGAGGAAATTGATACGATCCAAAATAAAGATAGCCATTTAACGAAATTACAAAAAGAGCTTCATTCGATTACAGAAGATTTATCCATTGAGGCGAAAAACCTTTCAATGATAAGGCAGAAGCATGCTAAGTTGTTAGTGAATGAAATTCATCAAGAGCTTAAAGAGCTATATATGGAGAAAACAAGCTTTGATGTTAACACGAAAGAAAAAAGAAACAATGTTAACGAGATAAAATATACTTCTACAGGTGCAGAAGAAATTGAATTTTATATTTCTACTAATCCTGGTGAGCCATTAAAGCCATTAAATAAAACTGCATCAGGCGGGGAACTTTCACGGATTATGCTTGCAATGAAGAGTATTTTTTCGCAGCACCAAGGAATCACTTCTATTATATTTGATGAAGTTGATACCGGTGTTAGTGGGCGTGTTGCTCAAGCTATTGCTGAAAAAATTTACCGAGTTTCTAACGGTTCTCAAGTTCTATGTATTACACATCTTCCACAGGTCGCTGCGATGGCTGATACACACTTATATATTGCAAAAGAAACAAAATCGGGTCGAACCAAAACAAGTGTTAAGCCATTGGTAGAAGACGAGAAAGTAAAAGAAATCGGTCGAATGATTGCTGGGGTTGAAGTAACAGAGCTTTCAAAGGAACATGCAAAAGAACTTCTGTTACTTGCTTCTTCATCAAAACGTTAA
- a CDS encoding polyprenyl synthetase family protein, whose translation MTNMLNDFLSTRKQKIEEALPLYIKELQTPKSLQESMIYSLEAGGKRLRPILVLAVLHTYNKPEELGLATACAIEMIHTYSLIHDDLPCMDDDDLRRGKPTNHKVFGEAIAVLAGDGLLTQSFALIANDPTCSAEQKLRLISELVKASGAEGMVGGQVADMEGEAKKLSIEELQSIHENKTAKLLAFSIIAGAILAEAPEEDINKLREFSYHVGIAFQIRDDILDLEGNQDKLGKPVGSDTVNEKTTYPSLLTMQGAKTKLEDHITKAKQLIKSLSVPSELLEQMCDLIAKRDH comes from the coding sequence GTGACCAATATGTTAAACGATTTTTTAAGTACTAGAAAACAAAAGATTGAAGAGGCGCTTCCTTTATACATAAAAGAACTTCAAACACCTAAATCTTTACAAGAGTCAATGATTTATTCGCTAGAAGCAGGTGGGAAGCGCTTACGACCAATCTTAGTTTTAGCTGTACTTCATACATATAATAAACCTGAAGAACTTGGCTTGGCGACTGCCTGTGCAATCGAAATGATTCATACTTATTCATTAATACATGATGATTTACCTTGTATGGATGATGACGATTTAAGACGAGGAAAACCAACAAATCATAAAGTATTTGGTGAAGCAATAGCTGTGCTAGCTGGTGATGGATTATTAACTCAAAGCTTTGCCCTAATTGCAAACGATCCAACTTGTTCAGCTGAACAGAAGCTTAGACTAATATCTGAACTTGTTAAAGCATCTGGTGCAGAAGGAATGGTTGGTGGACAGGTTGCTGACATGGAAGGCGAAGCAAAAAAGTTAAGCATAGAAGAGCTTCAGTCTATTCATGAAAACAAAACAGCAAAACTACTCGCTTTTAGTATTATTGCTGGAGCTATATTAGCTGAAGCGCCAGAAGAAGATATTAACAAGCTACGAGAGTTTTCCTATCATGTTGGAATTGCGTTCCAAATCCGAGATGATATTTTAGATCTAGAAGGAAACCAAGATAAACTAGGAAAGCCTGTAGGCTCTGATACGGTTAATGAAAAAACAACATATCCTTCACTCTTAACGATGCAAGGAGCAAAAACAAAGCTTGAGGATCACATTACAAAAGCAAAACAACTAATAAAAAGCCTGTCTGTTCCATCTGAATTATTAGAACAAATGTGTGACTTAATTGCCAAAAGAGATCATTGA
- a CDS encoding glycerophosphodiester phosphodiesterase, whose amino-acid sequence MTLIIGHRGAAGTYPENTMLSFQGAHQAGANGIELDVQMTKDGELVVIHDETVDRTTNGSGYVKDLTLKQLSHLDACYTFKQYSKKTPIPTLEEVLNWASQLQDSFVVNIEFKNGIIQYPHLEQKTIELIHKYNMQKSVIISSFNHYSLVTCKQIDAEIETAILYMEGLYKPWDYAKTVGAKGLHPHYYAVNSFILNEARLNSLDVRPFTVNDEEVMKNLVNDGCAAFITDFPEKAVNINKEE is encoded by the coding sequence ATGACATTAATTATTGGTCACAGAGGAGCAGCTGGAACGTACCCGGAAAATACGATGCTCTCATTTCAAGGAGCACATCAAGCGGGGGCAAACGGAATTGAGTTGGATGTTCAAATGACAAAAGATGGAGAGCTAGTCGTCATTCATGATGAAACAGTAGATCGAACAACAAATGGTTCGGGGTACGTAAAGGATTTAACCTTAAAGCAACTTTCTCACCTTGATGCGTGCTATACATTCAAACAATATAGTAAAAAAACACCTATTCCAACCCTTGAAGAGGTGTTAAATTGGGCTTCTCAGCTACAAGATTCTTTTGTAGTTAATATTGAATTTAAAAATGGAATCATTCAGTATCCACATTTAGAACAGAAAACAATCGAATTAATACATAAATATAACATGCAGAAGAGTGTGATCATCTCTTCTTTTAATCATTATAGTTTAGTTACTTGTAAGCAGATTGATGCTGAAATTGAAACGGCTATTCTTTATATGGAGGGGTTATATAAACCTTGGGATTATGCAAAAACAGTCGGAGCTAAAGGTCTTCATCCACATTATTATGCAGTCAACTCTTTTATACTTAATGAGGCAAGATTAAACTCTCTCGATGTAAGGCCATTTACTGTTAATGATGAAGAAGTAATGAAAAACTTAGTTAATGATGGATGTGCAGCATTTATAACTGATTTTCCTGAGAAAGCAGTAA
- the xseA gene encoding exodeoxyribonuclease VII large subunit yields MNEPKYVTVTALTKYIKRKFDVDPHLSDIWIKGEISNFNLHSRGHMYFTLKDEKARIQAVMFAGANKSLKFRPENGMKVLMRGEISVYEQSGGYQVYVKEMQPDGIGSLYLAYEELKKKLQKEGLFDEIHKKTIPKYPNQVGVITSPTGAAIRDILTTINRRYPLAKVILIPALVQGVQAGASVAKAIKTANKLGTLDVLIVGRGGGSIEELWAFNEEIVAREIFASNVPIISAVGHETDFTIADFVADLRAPTPTGAAEQAVPHASDLIDRVLERKNRVKRALQEKVNSQKEKLNHYRNSYAFRYPKQLYLQKEQQLDTMMDRLSKEGQRTINRKRDNYMYLQNRLAQVHPKDQIKRSNLEHEALLKKLNREMSTLITHKQSQFQGTLAKLNALSPLKIMDRGYSLVYQDDKLIKSVNDIKTGQKLKVQLKDGQIDCQVQGTEERTIHE; encoded by the coding sequence ATGAATGAACCAAAATATGTAACGGTTACAGCTCTAACAAAATATATAAAACGTAAATTTGATGTTGACCCACACCTGTCAGACATTTGGATTAAGGGGGAAATCTCAAACTTTAATTTACATAGCCGCGGCCATATGTATTTTACTCTAAAAGATGAAAAAGCACGAATTCAAGCAGTTATGTTTGCTGGGGCAAATAAATCATTAAAGTTTCGACCAGAGAATGGTATGAAGGTATTAATGCGTGGGGAAATTTCTGTTTATGAACAAAGTGGTGGCTATCAAGTTTATGTAAAGGAAATGCAGCCAGACGGAATCGGTAGCTTATACCTAGCATACGAGGAGTTAAAGAAGAAGCTTCAAAAAGAAGGACTTTTTGATGAAATACATAAAAAAACCATACCAAAATACCCGAATCAAGTTGGAGTCATAACTTCACCAACTGGAGCGGCCATACGTGATATATTAACAACAATAAACAGGCGTTACCCTCTAGCTAAAGTAATCCTCATTCCAGCCCTTGTTCAAGGTGTGCAAGCCGGTGCTTCGGTTGCAAAAGCCATTAAAACGGCCAATAAACTAGGAACATTGGACGTTTTAATCGTTGGACGAGGTGGTGGTTCTATAGAGGAGCTTTGGGCCTTTAATGAAGAAATTGTGGCAAGAGAGATCTTTGCTTCAAATGTGCCAATTATCTCTGCTGTGGGCCATGAAACAGACTTTACAATTGCTGACTTTGTTGCAGATTTACGAGCCCCAACCCCGACAGGTGCAGCAGAGCAAGCTGTTCCGCATGCCAGTGATTTGATTGATCGTGTGTTAGAACGGAAAAATAGGGTGAAACGAGCTTTACAAGAGAAGGTAAATTCTCAGAAAGAAAAGCTGAATCATTATCGAAATTCTTATGCATTTCGTTATCCGAAGCAGCTTTATCTACAAAAAGAACAGCAACTAGACACAATGATGGACCGATTATCAAAAGAAGGCCAAAGAACAATCAATCGCAAAAGAGATAACTATATGTATTTGCAGAACCGTTTGGCCCAAGTGCATCCAAAAGATCAAATAAAAAGATCGAATTTAGAGCATGAAGCTTTACTTAAAAAGCTAAACAGGGAAATGAGTACATTGATAACGCATAAACAGTCGCAATTTCAAGGAACACTTGCTAAACTAAATGCATTAAGTCCTTTAAAGATTATGGATCGTGGATATAGTCTTGTTTATCAAGATGACAAGCTCATAAAAAGCGTAAATGATATAAAAACAGGGCAAAAACTGAAAGTACAATTAAAAGATGGTCAGATTGATTGTCAAGTTCAGGGGACAGAGGAGCGAACAATACATGAGTGA
- the ahrC gene encoding transcriptional regulator AhrC/ArgR, with protein MNKGQRHIKIREIITNNDIETQDELVDLLKGMGFNVTQATVSRDIKELHLVKVPMLDGRYKYSLPADQRFNPLQKLKRALMDAFVKVDSAGHMLVMKTLPGNANAIGALIDNLDWDEVLGTICGDDTILLICRTPNDTDTITQRFLDML; from the coding sequence ATGAATAAAGGACAACGACATATCAAAATACGCGAAATCATTACAAATAATGATATTGAAACACAAGATGAATTAGTTGATTTATTAAAAGGGATGGGCTTTAATGTAACACAGGCAACCGTATCACGGGATATAAAAGAGCTGCATCTGGTTAAAGTGCCAATGCTTGATGGACGATACAAATACAGCTTGCCTGCTGACCAAAGGTTTAATCCATTACAAAAGCTAAAGCGTGCCTTAATGGATGCATTTGTTAAGGTGGATTCTGCAGGGCATATGCTTGTAATGAAAACATTACCAGGAAATGCTAATGCAATCGGTGCTTTAATTGATAACCTTGATTGGGATGAAGTTTTAGGAACAATTTGCGGTGATGATACAATTCTACTCATTTGCAGGACACCAAATGACACGGATACAATCACACAGCGTTTTTTAGACATGCTTTAA
- a CDS encoding exodeoxyribonuclease VII small subunit, whose amino-acid sequence MSDEKQTKNEEVSFETAMQQLEEIVGKLEEGDVPLEKAIEYFQKGMELSKLCHDKLQHVEKQMDFILREDGELKPFELQEEEKS is encoded by the coding sequence ATGAGTGATGAAAAGCAAACTAAAAATGAAGAAGTTTCATTTGAAACTGCGATGCAACAGTTAGAAGAGATTGTTGGCAAGCTTGAAGAGGGTGATGTTCCTCTAGAAAAAGCTATTGAATATTTTCAAAAAGGAATGGAACTTTCAAAGTTATGTCATGATAAGCTTCAGCATGTTGAAAAACAAATGGACTTTATTTTACGTGAAGATGGAGAGCTAAAGCCATTTGAGCTTCAGGAGGAAGAAAAATCGTGA
- the spoIVB gene encoding SpoIVB peptidase codes for MQIDKIRKIIGVLLLVLLMSLGFMKEVQEYVKIPKSLTVFESQNVSVNRSIPVNASQDAETAFTVQKNTDGKTLDVHGKKAGEGEVVFDLAGFPVKKTGVKVLPDFKVIPGGQSIGVKLNTLGVLVVGHHQINTAEGKKSPGEIAGVEVGDIITKINGKKIEQMSDVTPFIQDAGNTGKPLDLVLSREDQEVKTKLYPLKDENDRSYRIGLYIRDSAAGIGTMTFYDPKSKKYGALGHVISDMDTKKPIVVENGQIVRSTVTSIEKGSNGNPGEKLARFSGDRKIIGNITRNSPFGIFGELNQDITNGIMDKAMPIALSNEVKEGPAKILTVVDNDKVEEFDVEVVSSVPQKFPATKGMVIKITDEELLDKTGGIVQGMSGSPIIQNEKVIGAVTHVFVNDPTSGYGVHIEWMLNEAGIDIYGNQEKDKAS; via the coding sequence TTGCAGATAGATAAAATCAGAAAAATAATTGGTGTACTTCTCCTTGTTTTATTAATGAGTTTAGGTTTTATGAAAGAAGTTCAAGAATACGTTAAAATACCTAAGAGTTTGACGGTATTTGAGTCACAAAATGTGAGCGTGAATCGTTCGATACCTGTAAATGCTTCTCAAGATGCAGAGACAGCGTTTACTGTTCAGAAAAATACGGATGGTAAAACACTTGATGTTCATGGGAAAAAAGCAGGAGAAGGTGAAGTTGTTTTTGATCTTGCTGGCTTTCCGGTGAAAAAAACAGGTGTAAAAGTGTTACCTGATTTCAAGGTCATTCCTGGAGGTCAGTCAATTGGTGTAAAACTGAATACTCTTGGCGTATTGGTGGTTGGACACCATCAAATTAATACTGCAGAAGGTAAGAAGTCTCCAGGTGAAATTGCTGGAGTGGAAGTAGGCGACATTATTACAAAGATAAATGGGAAGAAAATTGAGCAAATGAGCGATGTTACTCCATTTATTCAAGATGCCGGTAATACAGGGAAGCCACTTGATTTAGTGTTATCGAGAGAAGATCAAGAAGTTAAAACAAAACTGTATCCACTAAAAGACGAAAATGATCGTTCATATCGAATAGGATTGTATATTCGCGACTCAGCAGCAGGTATTGGAACGATGACATTTTACGATCCAAAATCTAAGAAATATGGAGCATTGGGTCACGTGATTTCGGATATGGATACGAAAAAGCCAATCGTTGTTGAAAATGGTCAAATCGTTCGATCAACTGTTACTTCAATTGAAAAGGGTAGTAACGGAAACCCAGGTGAAAAGCTAGCAAGGTTTTCAGGAGATCGCAAAATTATCGGTAACATTACACGTAATAGTCCTTTTGGTATCTTTGGTGAGCTTAATCAAGATATTACAAATGGTATAATGGATAAGGCGATGCCAATTGCTTTATCTAACGAAGTCAAAGAAGGACCAGCAAAAATCCTAACAGTTGTTGATAATGACAAGGTTGAGGAATTTGATGTAGAAGTTGTTAGCTCTGTTCCTCAAAAATTCCCAGCAACTAAAGGAATGGTCATTAAAATCACAGATGAAGAATTATTGGATAAAACCGGTGGTATTGTTCAAGGTATGAGCGGAAGTCCGATTATCCAAAATGAAAAAGTCATAGGTGCTGTTACTCACGTATTTGTTAATGATCCAACCTCTGGATATGGTGTTCATATTGAATGGATGCTAAATGAAGCAGGTATTGATATTTATGGAAATCAAGAAAAAGATAAAGCGAGCTAA
- a CDS encoding YycC family protein: MRPLQISTDTAQKLAASLNVPLEQVMHMPQHILLAKLAELNKEEEEDQN; encoded by the coding sequence ATGAGACCATTACAAATCTCTACAGACACTGCACAAAAGTTAGCCGCTTCTCTTAATGTTCCATTAGAACAAGTAATGCATATGCCACAGCATATTTTACTTGCTAAACTGGCAGAACTTAATAAAGAAGAAGAAGAAGATCAGAATTAA
- a CDS encoding TlyA family RNA methyltransferase, with amino-acid sequence MSNKKERLDILLVENGLFDTREKAKRAVMAGLIYGNEERLEKPGEKVSRDVVLTIKGQTLPYVSRGGLKLEKAINEFDINVSDKIMIDIGSSTGGFTDCALQNGARLSYALDVGYNQLAWKLRQDERVVVMERTNFRYVTPADFEKGMPEFASIDVSFISLRLIFPVLKTILRAESDVVALVKPQFEAGKEFVGKKGIVRDPEVHEHVLKEMMEFVLKEGYDILNLSFSPITGGDGNIEFLLHIRWEGSQEKGTNFFQKSAKQVVEEAHATLKEKKQSDKQE; translated from the coding sequence ATGAGTAATAAAAAAGAAAGATTAGATATTCTGCTTGTAGAAAATGGTTTATTTGATACAAGAGAAAAGGCGAAGCGTGCAGTTATGGCAGGTCTTATATATGGAAATGAAGAGCGGTTGGAAAAACCCGGTGAAAAGGTTTCAAGAGATGTTGTATTAACAATTAAAGGTCAAACACTTCCATATGTAAGTCGTGGTGGCTTAAAATTAGAAAAAGCAATAAATGAGTTTGATATTAATGTTAGTGACAAAATTATGATTGATATTGGCTCGTCAACAGGTGGATTTACGGATTGTGCCCTCCAAAATGGTGCAAGGTTATCTTATGCACTTGATGTTGGGTATAATCAATTAGCGTGGAAACTTCGACAAGATGAACGTGTAGTTGTAATGGAGCGAACAAATTTCCGCTACGTAACTCCAGCTGATTTTGAAAAAGGAATGCCAGAATTTGCATCTATTGATGTTTCATTTATTTCTTTAAGACTTATTTTTCCTGTTCTTAAAACAATTTTACGTGCAGAAAGCGATGTAGTTGCTCTTGTAAAACCTCAGTTTGAGGCTGGAAAAGAATTTGTAGGAAAAAAAGGCATTGTACGTGATCCTGAGGTACATGAGCATGTTCTAAAAGAAATGATGGAATTTGTTCTAAAGGAAGGGTATGACATTCTGAACCTTTCATTTTCTCCGATAACGGGAGGAGATGGCAATATTGAGTTCCTTCTTCACATAAGATGGGAAGGTTCTCAGGAAAAAGGAACAAATTTCTTTCAAAAATCAGCAAAACAAGTTGTAGAAGAAGCACATGCCACATTAAAAGAAAAAAAGCAAAGTGATAAACAGGAGTAA
- the spo0A gene encoding sporulation transcription factor Spo0A translates to MGKIKVCIVDDNRELVGLLEEYLSSQDDIEVLGVAYNGQECLNMLKDKEPDVLVLDIIMPHLDGLGVLEKLRQMDRPQPNVIMLTAFGQEDVTKKAVDLGAAYFILKPFDMEGLASHIRQVSGNAAPIIKRANSSMRSAVEPQSKGKNLDASITSIIHEIGVPAHIKGYLYLREAISMVYNDIELLGSITKVLYPDIAKKYNTTASRVERAIRHAIEVAWSRGNIESISSLFGYTVSMTKAKPTNSEFIAMVADKLRLEHKAS, encoded by the coding sequence GTGGGTAAAATTAAAGTTTGTATAGTTGACGATAATCGGGAACTTGTTGGTTTATTAGAAGAATATTTATCAAGCCAAGATGATATTGAGGTTCTTGGTGTTGCATATAATGGTCAAGAATGTTTAAATATGTTAAAAGATAAGGAGCCGGATGTTTTAGTATTAGATATTATTATGCCACACTTAGATGGTCTTGGTGTTTTAGAAAAACTAAGACAAATGGATCGTCCGCAACCAAATGTAATCATGCTTACAGCGTTTGGACAAGAAGATGTAACGAAGAAAGCGGTTGACCTTGGAGCTGCTTACTTTATTTTAAAACCGTTCGATATGGAAGGTTTAGCAAGTCACATCCGTCAAGTAAGCGGAAATGCTGCACCAATCATTAAACGAGCTAATTCTTCAATGAGATCTGCTGTTGAGCCACAGTCCAAAGGTAAAAATTTAGATGCTAGCATTACAAGTATCATCCATGAAATTGGAGTTCCTGCACATATAAAAGGCTATTTATACTTACGTGAAGCAATTTCTATGGTTTATAACGATATCGAATTATTAGGATCAATTACAAAAGTGTTATATCCTGATATTGCCAAAAAATATAACACAACTGCATCACGTGTTGAACGTGCTATTCGTCACGCCATTGAAGTGGCATGGAGCCGTGGAAACATAGAGTCAATCTCATCTCTATTTGGCTATACAGTTAGCATGACAAAAGCTAAACCAACAAACAGTGAATTTATTGCAATGGTAGCTGATAAGCTTCGTTTGGAGCATAAAGCGAGCTAA